The Primulina eburnea isolate SZY01 chromosome 8, ASM2296580v1, whole genome shotgun sequence genome contains a region encoding:
- the LOC140838050 gene encoding uncharacterized protein, with translation MLLYVQTYIYICVCTFKRQNLHSHLSIHTYNNLYLENIMDAKVGDAAAQKNGYEPSSDLIQEQDCDTLIIYIPGFRKEQLRVQLANSGTLRVSGTRPIGNDKLSSFQKDYPVSPNCDTNNITAKFEGGILYIRQPKLIVPAEKEDKILPVLETQPAHSPVERRPPTPIPSRPKKDQEIDRTKKASISEAQIKQERADDFRNKSDPKPVEEGKVDEPEDDKNEKSSTIYDDQRREPSITYQHEEFWGTESEFAEKRTGKVGKDRVDYYKLVAAWYSSKGEEIREDYVYGYGYYSCFCIRNVC, from the exons ATGCTCTTATACGTACagacatatatatacatatgtgtGTGTACATTTAAGAGACAAAATCTTCATTCCCATCTAAGTATACATACATATAACAACTTATATCTCGAAAATATTATGGATGCTAAAGTGGGAGATGCAGCAGCTCAAAAGAATGGATATGAGCCGTCCTCTGATCTGATACAGGAGCAAGATTGTGACACTCTGATAATATATATCCCCG GTTTTAGAAAAGAACAGCTAAGAGTTCAGCTGGCTAACTCGGGAACTTTGAGGGTCAGCGGCACGAGGCCGATCGGGAACGACAAATTGAGCAGTTTTCAGAAAGATTACCCTGTCTCGCCTAATTGTGACACCAACAATATTACTGCTAAATTTGAAGGTGGGATATTGTATATAAGGCAGCCGAAGCTGATTGTTCCGGCAGAGAAAGAGGATAAAATATTGCCAGTTTTAGAAACTCAACCGGCCCACAGCCCCGTAGAACGACGCCCGCCAACACCAATTCCGTCCCGGCCAAAGAAAGATCAAGAAATCGATCGTACCAAGAAAGCCAGCATAAGCGAGGCTCAAATCAAGCAAGAAAGAGCTGACGATTTTCGCAATAAATCAGATCCGAAACCTGTCGAGGAGGGAAAAGTTGATGAACCGGAGGACGATAAAAATGAGAAAAGTAGCACCATTTATGATGATCAAAGAAGGGAACCCAGTATTACCTATCAACATGAAGAGTTTTGGGGCACTGAATCCGAATTTGCAGAAAAACGAACTGGAAAAGTGGGCAAAGATCGCGTAGATTATTATAAACTCGTTGCTGCATGGTACAGCAGCAAAGGTGAGGAAATCAGGGAAGATTACGTATATGGTTATGGCTATTATTCTTGCTTTTGCATTCGGAATGTATGTTAA
- the LOC140840039 gene encoding protein ETHYLENE INSENSITIVE 3-like — MMMFEDMGFCGDLDFFSSAPIKGLDLCPPQSADPEPEIELLTEQVVEDDYTDEEMDVDELERRMWRDKMRLKRLKELNKGKESVDSVKKQQSQEQARRKKMSRAQDGILKYMLKMMEVCKAQGFVYGIIPEKGKPVSGASDNLREWWKDRVRFDRNGPAAIVKYKAENCVQEINEAENPLGPTPHTLQELQDTTLGSLLSALMQHCDPPQRRYPLEKGVPPPWWPSGKEEWWHQLGLQKDQGPPPYKKPHDLKKAWKVGVLTAVIKHMFPDIGKIRKLVRQSKCLQDKMTAKESATWLAIINQEEALARDLYPDRCLPLSSCGTLLITDSSEYDIEVVEDESNFEVHEQKPSPLQLSNIGMERFHDRVPVQQQSYAIKDEMGNNFDFSRKRKLNDELNNMMDPKKLTSEFLPCPHRELRHGFQDRNSRDNHQLSCPDKDSSEFGGTNFSIKEVKPAAFSQSFVQPKPTIDLSALGVPEDGQRTINDLMSFYDTNIQENKNTNGSSSILKEPSLQHLQYQQNGFLQGQEIVLEPNIFSNNNMSVDQFHQSKVINPPGAENFQLMFSPPFNISSIDYTDNFPDVSRDNQIKQDLPIWY; from the coding sequence ATGATGATGTTTGAAGATATGGGTTTTTGTGGGGATCTTGATTTCTTTTCCTCGGCTCCTATCAAAGGATTAGATCTCTGCCCTCCGCAGTCTGCTGATCCCGAACCCGAGATCGAACTCCTAACCGAGCAAGTTGTGGAGGATGATTATACAGATGAAGAAATGGACGTGGATGAGCTTGAGAGGAGGATGTGGAGAGACAAAATGCGATTAAAAAGGCTTAAAGAACTGAACAAGGGTAAAGAAAGTGTTGACTCTGTGAAAAAGCAGCAGTCTCAAGAGCAGGCTAGGCGAAAGAAGATGTCGAGGGCTCAAGATGGGATCTTGAAATACATGTTGAAGATGATGGAAGTGTGCAAAGCTCAAGGTTTCGTTTATGGCATCATACCGGAGAAAGGCAAGCCGGTGAGTGGTGCATCTGATAATCTTCGGGAATGGTGGAAGGATAGGGTTAGATTTGATCGGAATGGACCGGCTGCCATTGTGAAATATAAGGCAGAGAACTGCGTCCAGGAAATAAATGAGGCCGAAAATCCCCTTGGTCCGACTCCACATACCCTGCAGGAGCTCCAAGATACGACTCTTGGCTCGTTGTTGTCGGCTCTAATGCAGCATTGTGATCCTCCTCAGAGAAGGTATCCTCTAGAGAAGGGTGTTCCGCCACCCTGGTGGCCCAGTGGGAAGGAGGAATGGTGGCATCAGTTAGGTTTGCAGAAGGATCAAGGCCCTCCGCCATATAAGAAGCCTCATGATCTGAAAAAGGCGTGGAAGGTGGGTGTTTTGACTGCTGTGATCAAGCATATGTTTCCCGACATTGGCAAGATTCGGAAGCTTGTAAGGCAGTCTAAGTGTTTACAAGACAAGATGACAGCTAAAGAAAGCGCTACTTGGCTTGCTATCATCAACCAGGAGGAAGCTTTGGCTCGGGACCTTTACCCAGACCGGTGTCTCCCTTTGTCCTCGTGTGGGACGCTTCTGATTACCGATAGTAGCGAGTATGATATCGAAGTTGTTGAGGATGAGTCAAACTTTGAGGTGCACGAGCAAAAACCAAGTCCCCTTCAATTGTCGAATATCGGGATGGAAAGATTCCATGATAGGGTTCCAGTTCAACAACAATCTTATGCCATCAAAGATGAAATGGGCAACAATTTTGACTTCTCCCGGAagaggaaattaaatgatgagCTTAACAACATGATGGATCCTAAGAAATTAACTAGTGAGTTTCTTCCGTGCCCGCATCGAGAACTTCGACATGGGTTTCAGGATCGAAATTCAAGGGACAATCACCAACTTTCTTGCCCTGACAAAGATTCTTCCGAATTTGGGGGTACAAATTTCAGCATAAAGGAAGTGAAACCGGCTGCCTTTTCTCAATCTTTCGTCCAACCAAAGCCTACTATTGATCTATCAGCACTCGGAGTTCCAGAAGACGGACAAAGAACGATCAACGATCTCATGTCTTTCTACGACACCAATattcaagaaaacaagaacACAAATGGGAGCTCCAGCATTTTGAAGGAGCCGTCCCTTCAGCACCTTCAATACCAACAAAATGGTTTCCTTCAAGGTCAAGAAATAGTGCTGGAACCCAACATATTTTCCAACAATAACATGTCAGTTGATCAGTTCCACCAGTCCAAGGTCATAAATCCACCTGGAGCCGAAAATTTCCAACTTATGTTCAGTCCTCCATTCAATATATCCTCCATCGACTACACAGACAATTTTCCTGATGTTTCAAGAGATAACCAGATCAAGCAGGACCTTCCGATTTGGTACTGA